The following proteins are co-located in the Paludibaculum fermentans genome:
- a CDS encoding glycoside hydrolase family 172 protein produces the protein MKQASTIALIGALCWLAQPAHAQDGSFTGLTSSLENLYRVASAKTFSISPENLTGEKGKGAMASQGSASRAASELGQGWKINPFIVIAPGQTFTLGEVTGSGAVQHIWMTPTGNWRYSILRMYWDDEAAPSVEVPVGDFFAMGWGKYAPLTSQAICVNPGSAFNSYWPMPFRKKAKFTLENIDEKPMTIYYQIDYTQAPVPADAAYFHAQFRRTNPLPYKEVYTILDNVKGRGHYVGTYMAWGVNNNGWWGEGEIKFYMDGDKAFPTISGTGTEDYFCGSYNFENQETHQYQPFTTPYTGLAQVIKPDGLYQSQQRFGLYRWHITDPVRFENDLRVTIQALGWKENGRYLPLKDDIASVGYWYQMEPHNPFPKLPAKDDLAVR, from the coding sequence ATGAAACAGGCATCCACGATTGCATTGATCGGAGCTCTCTGCTGGCTCGCGCAGCCGGCCCACGCCCAGGACGGCTCTTTTACAGGCCTCACTTCGAGTCTGGAGAATCTCTACAGGGTCGCTAGCGCGAAGACGTTCTCCATCAGCCCCGAGAACCTGACGGGCGAGAAGGGGAAAGGCGCGATGGCGTCCCAGGGCTCGGCGTCGCGCGCGGCATCGGAGCTGGGGCAGGGCTGGAAGATCAACCCGTTCATCGTGATCGCGCCTGGCCAAACGTTCACTCTGGGCGAGGTCACCGGCTCCGGCGCCGTCCAGCATATCTGGATGACGCCCACCGGCAACTGGCGCTACTCCATCCTGCGCATGTATTGGGACGACGAGGCCGCACCGTCTGTGGAAGTGCCGGTTGGCGATTTCTTCGCCATGGGCTGGGGGAAGTACGCGCCGCTGACCTCCCAGGCGATCTGCGTGAATCCGGGCAGCGCTTTCAACTCCTACTGGCCGATGCCGTTCCGCAAAAAGGCCAAGTTCACGCTGGAGAACATCGACGAGAAGCCGATGACGATCTACTACCAGATCGACTACACGCAGGCGCCCGTACCGGCGGATGCCGCCTACTTCCACGCCCAGTTCCGCCGCACGAATCCGCTGCCGTACAAGGAGGTCTACACCATCCTGGACAACGTGAAAGGCCGCGGGCACTATGTGGGCACTTACATGGCGTGGGGTGTCAACAACAACGGCTGGTGGGGCGAGGGCGAGATCAAGTTCTACATGGATGGAGACAAGGCATTCCCGACCATCAGCGGCACGGGTACGGAAGATTACTTCTGCGGTTCGTATAACTTCGAGAACCAGGAGACGCACCAGTACCAGCCGTTCACGACACCGTACACCGGGCTGGCGCAGGTGATCAAGCCCGACGGGCTGTATCAGTCGCAGCAGCGGTTCGGGCTTTATCGCTGGCACATCACAGACCCGGTACGGTTTGAGAACGACCTGCGCGTGACGATTCAGGCGCTGGGCTGGAAGGAGAACGGCCGCTACCTGCCGCTGAAGGACGACATCGCCTCCGTCGGCTACTGGTATCAGATGGAGCCGCACAATCCGTTCCCGAAGCTGCCCGCCAAGGACGATCTCGCCGTCCGCTAA
- a CDS encoding glycosyltransferase, which yields MQRRIVFHDPTGRRRARFRRALGTAAIVVAMLVVLLGLAAFSSPQLPVLGLPIVQHITSFGEVPSIIRGERAEKNIPFKMRKAAKDLKYVRSASPVARPVRAARVAEDKPIVVGYYVNWDRASLVSLRLNARHLTHLAPEWLVLKNAHGDIEDESDPTVIEIARQAELPVLAMLTNFRDGWRADDLHKLLNNKAARENLADNIYSNVVEHKFAGVMIDLEMAKRVDRAKLADFVAQVSDKLKPAGLMVTQAVPTDDDAYDLRRLASICNFIVPMVYDEHYQSGPPGPVASQEWFEKQLDRLLTQAPASKVVIGVGNYGYDWVIGGRGAAEVAFNDVMAASVSNKTSVEWDDDTDNPVLRYTLAGAQHEVWFLDAITALNHAVEVADRGFRGVGIWRLGGEDPGMWHVLSHANWPAHTFDTSILDTLGVQQSVNQYGEGEIIRIAETPHEGKRRIWKDQDGSFAEQYLSAPTYYVMESYGKAKDKRLCITFDDGPDSRFTPAVLDILKAKKVHATFFVVGANAEAEPSLLRRMYAEGHEIGNHSYSHPNIALTSAERTRLELDATQRIIEHAVGRSTILFRPPYNADSEPQTPQEIEPVRRAQEMGYLTVGERIDPRDWQKGITADAILQDVMEEKDNGSVILLHDAGGDRTSTLEALPRIIDSFHAQGYRFVTIGELLGKSRDEIMPKPAGDERSWALIEGQALDFKGLMGYLLGVAFLSVIFLTLLRSLAYATMAVIEKRQTRRRVFDETFLPPVSVLIAAYNEEKVIRRTVESVLANGYPHIEVLVVDDGSRDATLQVLKEAYGADARVTLLSQENSGKSAALNRAIAAARHEILVAVDADTIFGASTIAHLVRHFSSEKVGAVSGNAKVGNRHNWLTRFQSIEYIYGFNLDRRALDLVNAITVVPGAVGAWRKSLVQQAGGFSHDTSAEDTDLTLAIRKLGYEIRYEESAVAYTEAPEDIRSLAKQRFRWSFGTMQAAWKHRDALFNYSYGSLGFVALPSIWIFQVLLGAISPLADLAMIATLFAGNWPVILLYYFAFFGVELLTGFLAYYLEGESPRDLLLLFPQRLFYRQLMNYVIGKSVLYAIQGRLVGWGKLERKASVGT from the coding sequence ATCACGAGTTTCGGGGAAGTGCCGAGCATCATTCGAGGCGAACGAGCGGAAAAGAACATCCCGTTCAAGATGCGCAAGGCGGCGAAAGACCTGAAGTATGTCCGCAGCGCCTCGCCGGTGGCCCGGCCGGTGCGCGCCGCTCGCGTGGCGGAGGACAAGCCGATCGTCGTCGGTTACTACGTGAACTGGGATCGCGCCAGCCTGGTCTCGCTGCGATTGAACGCCCGGCATCTGACGCACCTGGCTCCGGAGTGGCTGGTGTTGAAGAACGCCCACGGCGACATCGAAGACGAGTCCGATCCCACAGTGATCGAGATCGCCCGGCAGGCGGAATTGCCGGTGCTGGCGATGCTGACCAACTTCCGCGATGGCTGGCGCGCGGACGACCTGCACAAGCTGCTGAACAACAAAGCGGCCCGCGAGAATCTGGCCGACAACATCTACAGCAATGTCGTCGAGCACAAGTTCGCCGGAGTGATGATCGACCTGGAGATGGCGAAGCGGGTGGACCGGGCCAAGCTTGCCGACTTCGTCGCCCAGGTGAGTGACAAGCTCAAGCCCGCCGGCCTGATGGTCACCCAGGCAGTGCCGACGGATGACGATGCCTACGATCTGCGGCGCCTGGCCTCGATCTGCAACTTCATCGTGCCGATGGTGTACGACGAGCACTACCAGAGCGGACCGCCGGGTCCGGTGGCGTCACAGGAGTGGTTCGAGAAACAGTTGGACCGCCTGCTGACACAGGCTCCGGCGAGTAAGGTGGTGATCGGGGTCGGGAACTACGGCTACGACTGGGTGATCGGCGGTCGCGGCGCCGCGGAGGTGGCGTTCAACGACGTGATGGCCGCTTCGGTCTCCAATAAGACCAGCGTCGAATGGGATGACGACACCGACAACCCGGTGCTGCGCTACACGCTTGCCGGAGCCCAGCATGAGGTCTGGTTCCTGGATGCCATCACGGCCCTGAACCATGCAGTGGAAGTGGCGGACCGCGGCTTCCGCGGCGTAGGCATCTGGCGCCTGGGCGGCGAGGATCCCGGCATGTGGCATGTTCTCTCGCACGCCAACTGGCCGGCACACACGTTCGACACCTCGATCCTGGACACCCTAGGCGTGCAACAGAGCGTCAACCAGTATGGCGAGGGAGAGATCATTCGCATCGCCGAGACGCCGCACGAAGGCAAGCGGCGCATCTGGAAAGACCAGGATGGCTCATTTGCCGAGCAGTATCTCTCCGCGCCCACCTACTACGTCATGGAGAGCTACGGCAAGGCGAAGGACAAGCGGCTGTGCATCACCTTTGACGACGGCCCGGATAGCCGCTTCACACCAGCGGTGCTGGACATCCTCAAAGCAAAGAAGGTCCACGCTACGTTCTTTGTCGTCGGTGCGAATGCGGAGGCCGAGCCCTCACTGCTGCGGCGCATGTATGCGGAAGGCCACGAGATCGGCAATCACAGCTATTCGCACCCCAACATTGCGCTGACGTCCGCGGAGCGAACCAGGCTGGAGCTCGACGCAACGCAACGCATCATCGAGCATGCCGTCGGCCGATCGACCATTCTGTTCCGTCCCCCCTATAACGCAGACAGTGAACCGCAGACTCCGCAGGAGATCGAACCGGTGCGCCGTGCGCAGGAGATGGGTTACCTCACCGTGGGCGAGCGCATCGACCCCAGGGACTGGCAGAAAGGCATCACGGCCGACGCCATCCTGCAGGACGTGATGGAGGAGAAGGATAACGGCAGCGTCATCCTGCTCCATGATGCGGGTGGAGACCGCACCTCCACGCTGGAGGCGCTGCCGCGCATCATCGACAGCTTTCATGCCCAGGGCTATCGCTTCGTCACGATCGGCGAACTGCTGGGCAAGTCGCGGGATGAGATCATGCCGAAGCCGGCCGGCGACGAGAGAAGCTGGGCGCTGATCGAAGGCCAGGCGCTCGACTTCAAGGGCCTGATGGGCTACCTGCTAGGCGTGGCCTTCCTTTCGGTAATCTTCCTGACACTGCTGCGGAGCCTCGCCTACGCCACCATGGCCGTCATCGAGAAGAGGCAGACGCGCCGCCGCGTCTTCGACGAGACCTTCCTGCCACCCGTGAGCGTGCTGATCGCGGCCTACAACGAGGAAAAGGTGATCCGCCGCACCGTGGAATCCGTGCTGGCCAACGGTTATCCCCATATCGAGGTACTGGTGGTGGATGACGGCTCGCGCGATGCGACTCTCCAGGTGCTGAAAGAGGCGTACGGGGCCGATGCGCGCGTGACGCTGTTGAGCCAGGAGAACAGCGGAAAGTCCGCCGCCCTGAACCGCGCGATTGCCGCCGCCCGGCATGAGATCCTGGTGGCCGTCGACGCGGATACGATCTTCGGCGCCAGCACCATCGCACACCTCGTGCGGCACTTCTCATCAGAGAAAGTGGGCGCCGTCTCCGGCAACGCCAAAGTGGGCAACCGGCACAACTGGCTCACGCGCTTCCAGTCGATTGAGTACATCTACGGCTTCAACCTGGACCGCCGTGCGCTCGACCTGGTCAATGCCATCACAGTCGTGCCCGGCGCCGTCGGCGCGTGGCGGAAATCGCTCGTCCAGCAAGCCGGCGGATTTAGTCACGACACCTCGGCCGAAGACACAGACCTGACCCTGGCGATCCGCAAACTCGGCTATGAGATCCGTTACGAAGAGAGTGCCGTGGCATACACGGAAGCGCCCGAGGATATCCGCAGCCTGGCCAAGCAGCGCTTCCGCTGGTCGTTCGGAACCATGCAGGCCGCCTGGAAGCATCGCGACGCGCTGTTCAACTACTCCTATGGATCGCTGGGATTTGTAGCTCTGCCCAGCATCTGGATCTTCCAGGTGCTGCTGGGCGCCATCTCGCCGCTGGCCGACCTGGCCATGATCGCCACGCTCTTTGCCGGCAACTGGCCCGTGATCCTGCTTTACTATTTCGCGTTCTTCGGCGTGGAACTGCTGACCGGATTCCTCGCCTATTACCTGGAGGGCGAAAGCCCGCGCGACCTGCTGCTGCTGTTCCCGCAGCGTCTGTTTTACCGCCAGTTGATGAACTACGTAATCGGGAAATCGGTGCTCTACGCCATCCAGGGCCGACTCGTCGGCTGGGGCAAGCTGGAGCGCAAAGCGTCCGTTGGAACGTAG
- a CDS encoding SAM-dependent methyltransferase, with protein MFTVHPHSRPSACLVLAASLLTGVACKSRPSLEFGAGLDVPYVQTAPGVVTAMLRLAGVHPGDVVMDLGCGDGRIAIAAVREFGAEGIGYDIDPERIAEARRNAVTAGVAGHTRFFQQNFFQADISQASVITVFLMPNILEQFRGHFLHDLAPGTRIVSHSFPLRDWPPERKVIVEGRTLYLYRIPERTAHLPEI; from the coding sequence ATGTTCACCGTCCATCCTCACTCGAGACCGTCCGCCTGCCTGGTGCTGGCCGCCTCATTGCTGACCGGCGTTGCCTGCAAGAGCCGCCCTTCCCTCGAGTTCGGCGCCGGTTTGGATGTCCCCTATGTGCAAACGGCCCCGGGCGTCGTTACGGCCATGTTGCGCTTGGCTGGGGTCCATCCTGGAGACGTAGTGATGGACCTCGGCTGCGGGGACGGCCGCATCGCCATCGCCGCCGTGCGCGAATTCGGCGCGGAAGGAATTGGCTATGACATCGATCCGGAGCGCATCGCCGAAGCGCGCCGGAACGCTGTCACCGCGGGCGTAGCGGGACACACCCGTTTTTTCCAGCAGAACTTCTTTCAGGCCGACATCTCCCAGGCGAGCGTCATCACGGTCTTCCTGATGCCAAACATTCTGGAGCAGTTCCGGGGGCATTTCCTGCATGACCTGGCTCCGGGGACCCGCATCGTGTCACACAGTTTCCCGTTACGCGACTGGCCGCCGGAACGGAAAGTCATCGTGGAGGGCCGCACGCTCTATCTCTACCGCATCCCGGAACGCACGGCGCACTTGCCTGAAATTTAG
- a CDS encoding DUF1552 domain-containing protein, whose protein sequence is MRGTIMKAGRRPSRRNFLRGAGVALSLPWLESLQLKGAQAASGPPLRFACLYYSNGVEPIHWWAKGSGASMELGPVLESLKPLKEDIVFLRGLFNQQAFKSTSPHLGRMPNMLSGATVSLDPAVIRVGTSMDQVLAQQIGHQTALPSLVLGIEPNELRLEDGLSMIYGSSLSWTSPSKPATKEIYPARVFDALVGDPRGRRLDRSILDAVLKDSHDLQPRISGGDKQKLGEYLESIRDIEKRIDRAAKDERLEGWRPTLKEPNMPRPADQLPQDVPDHMKLMLDLIVLSFQMDKTRIATCMLNNDLSQMNFKFLKGVQGALHLDLTHNGKAPAAEAMYLKTNQFHLAQFAYLVNRLKSIDEGGQSLLQNSILLSGSNLFDGDTHGADQMPLLLAGQAGGALKTGRILDFLGAGDDNRRACSLYLSLMDRMGVKLDRFGDTDKRLPDLWAHDV, encoded by the coding sequence ATGAGAGGCACGATTATGAAAGCCGGACGCAGGCCGTCGCGGCGCAATTTTCTGCGTGGGGCCGGCGTCGCGCTATCCCTGCCGTGGCTCGAGTCACTACAGCTGAAGGGCGCGCAGGCGGCATCCGGGCCTCCGTTGCGCTTCGCGTGCCTGTACTACTCCAATGGCGTCGAGCCCATCCACTGGTGGGCCAAGGGCAGTGGCGCTTCCATGGAGTTGGGCCCGGTGCTGGAGTCGCTCAAGCCGCTGAAGGAAGACATCGTCTTCCTTCGTGGCCTCTTCAACCAGCAGGCGTTCAAATCCACCAGCCCGCACCTGGGCCGCATGCCCAACATGCTGTCCGGAGCGACGGTGAGCCTCGATCCGGCGGTCATCCGCGTTGGAACATCGATGGACCAGGTGTTGGCCCAACAGATCGGCCACCAGACCGCGCTCCCTAGCCTGGTGCTGGGTATTGAGCCGAACGAACTGCGGCTGGAAGACGGGCTGTCGATGATCTACGGGTCGTCGCTGTCCTGGACCTCGCCCTCCAAGCCGGCCACCAAGGAGATCTACCCGGCGCGCGTCTTCGATGCCCTGGTGGGCGACCCGCGCGGACGGCGCCTGGATCGCAGCATCCTCGACGCGGTGCTGAAGGACTCGCACGACCTGCAGCCGCGCATCAGCGGCGGCGACAAGCAGAAGCTGGGCGAGTATCTGGAGTCCATCCGCGATATCGAGAAACGCATCGACCGTGCCGCCAAGGACGAACGGCTGGAAGGCTGGCGCCCAACACTCAAAGAGCCGAACATGCCGCGGCCGGCCGATCAGTTGCCGCAGGATGTGCCGGATCACATGAAGCTGATGCTGGACCTGATCGTCCTCTCGTTCCAAATGGACAAGACCCGCATCGCTACCTGCATGCTGAACAACGACCTGTCGCAGATGAACTTCAAGTTCCTGAAAGGCGTGCAGGGTGCGTTGCACCTGGACCTCACGCACAACGGCAAGGCTCCGGCGGCCGAGGCGATGTACCTGAAGACGAACCAGTTCCACCTGGCCCAGTTCGCTTACCTAGTGAATCGCCTGAAGTCGATCGACGAAGGCGGGCAGTCGCTGCTGCAGAACTCCATCCTCCTGAGCGGATCGAACCTCTTCGATGGCGACACTCATGGCGCCGACCAGATGCCGCTGCTGCTCGCGGGTCAGGCCGGCGGAGCGCTGAAAACAGGCCGGATTCTCGATTTCCTGGGAGCCGGCGACGACAACCGTCGCGCGTGCAGCCTGTATCTGTCGCTGATGGACCGCATGGGCGTGAAGCTCGACCGGTTCGGTGATACGGATAAGCGCCTGCCGGACCTTTGGGCGCACGACGTATAG